Genomic DNA from Streptomyces venezuelae:
CGATCTTCAGCGACCTTGACTTCCGAGGCTCTCGAGCCGAGGGCGACGATCTCCTCGGCGATGCCTACGAGTACCTCATGCGCCACTTCGCCACGGAGTCCGGCAAGAGCAAGGGGCAGTTCTACACCCCCGCCGAGGTATCCCGTGTGCTGGCCAAGGTGGTCGGCATCACCAAGGCCACCCGCCAGGACCAGACGGTCTACGACCCGACCTGTGGCTCCGGCTCGCTTCTCCTGAAGGTCGCCGCCGAGACCTCGCGCGGCATCACGATCTACGGCCAGGAGAAGGACAACGCCACGTGGGCGCTGTCCAAGATGAACATGATCCTGCACGGGAACGAGGACGCCGAGATCCTCAAGGGCGACACGATCACCAGCCCTCAGTTCACCAACGGCAGCGCACTCCAGACGTTCGACTTCGCCGTGGCCAACCCGCCGTTCTCGATCAAGTCCTGGAGCAACGGGCTGGAGCAGGAGTACGGCCGCTTTGAGTACGGCCGGCCGCCGGAGAAGAACGGCGACTACGCCTTCCTGCTGCACATCCTCAAGTCGCTCAAGAGCACGGGCAAGGCGGCGGTCATCCTCCCGCACGGCGTGCTCTTCCGCGGCAACGCCGAAGCCGACATCCGCCAGCGCCTCCTGAAGCAGGGGTTCATCAAGGGCATCATCGGCCTCCCCGCGAACCTCTTCTACGGGACTGGCATCCCGGCCTGCATCATCGTTCTGGACAAGGAGAACGCCGTCGGCCGTACCGGCGTCTTCATGATCGACGCGTCCAAGGGCTTCATCAAGGACGGCAACAAGAACCGCCTCCGCAGTCAGGACATCCACAAGATCGTCGACGTCTTCACGCGACAGACCACGATCGACCGCTACTCGCGCATGGTTCCGCTGTCGGAGATCGCCGATCCGAAGAACGACTACAACCTCAACATCCCCCGATACATCGACTCCTCCGAGCCCGAGGACATCCAGGACCTCCACGCGCACCTGTACGGCGGCATCCCTGACCGTGACCTCGACGCGCTCAGTGGCTACTGGGATGCCTTCCCGCAGCTGCGCAGTCAGCTGTTCCAGCCGAACCGTCCCGGCTACAGCGACCTGACCATCGATGTCAGCCACGTTCAGCAGACGATCCTTGAATCGCCCGAGTTCCAGAAGTTCACCCAAGAGGCCCGGGCGTTCACCACCGAGTGGTTCGCCGCCCATCGCAAGAAGCTCGAAGCGATCGACGAGACTACCCGGCCGAACGACCTCATCACCGACCTCGGCGACGACCTGCTCAGCCGCTTTAAACCAGTGCCGTTGCTGGATGAGTACCACATCTACGAACAGCTCATGACGTACTGGCACGACGTCATGCACGATGACGTCTTCATGGTCATGAACGACGGCTGGCTCGAAGCCGCCAAGCCGCGCAAGATCGTGATCGACAAGGACCGAAAACTCTTCGAGACCCCTGATCTCGTGGTGGGCACTGGCCGCAGCGCCGAGAAGTACAGGATGGATCTCCTCCCGCCGAATCTGATCGTTGAGCGTTACTTCGCCAAGGAACGCGCTGAGGTTGATGAGCTCACGTCGGTATCGGAGGAAGCGAGTCGCCTGGTCGAGGAGTACGTCGAGGAGCATGCCATTGAGGGCGGGCTCCTAGCGGAAGCGATGGACGACGAAAAGATCAACAAGGTACTGGCTTCAGCACGGCTGAAGAGAGCACGGCATGAGGGTGCGGACGCTGACGAAGTGGCAGCTCTGTCGCATTTGATCAAGCTGTACAACGCGGAGGCGGTAGCGAAGAAGACGGCCAAGGAAGCGGAAGCTGCGCTCAGCCTTGCCACGCTGAAGAAGTACGGCGACCTTACCGAGAGGGATGTGCAGGCGCTTGTCCTGGATGCAAAGTGGCAATTCACGGTCACAGCGCGCGTTACCTCCGAAGCTGAGGCCCTGACGCTCGTCCTGGTGAACCGAATCCAGCAGCTCGGCGACCGCTACGCCGAGACCCTTGGGGAAATCGATAGTGAATGCGCCGAGTTCGAGAGTCGGGTTGCTGGCCACTTGGCTGACATGGGGGTCAAGTGATGGCCATGCAGGATTCCATTATCGGGGAAATTCCGGCGGACTGGAAATGCGCGACTATCGGTTCTGCGTACGAGATCTGCAACCAGAACCGATTGCCTATCAGCCGGGAGCGGCGGAGAGATAAGTCAGGCCAGTACCCCTACTACGGTCCGACAGGGGTGCTCGACTATATCAACGAGTACAGGTTTGACGGCACGTTTGCCTTGATTGGTGAGGACGGTGATAATTTCCTCAAGTTCGCCACTCACCCCATGACTCTACTGGCGAGTGGGCGCTTCAACGTCAATAATCACGCTCACGTCATCGGCTCGGACGGCGTCAATCTCGTCGAATGGTTTCAACAGTACTTTGAGCATCGCGACATCACTACGCATCTGACGCGCCAAGGGGCCAGTCGCTACAAGCTAACGAAAGCGGCGTTGCTGGATCTGCCGCTCGCGCTCCCGGGGCAACCCGAGCAGCAGGCGATTGTGAACGCGCTCTCGGACATCTCCGGGCTGCTGAAGTCACTCGATAGGGCTTTGGCGAAGAAGCAGGCTATCAAGCAGGGGCTCATGAGGGAGCTTCTCGAGGGGAGGATGCGCCTTCCCGGATTCTCGGAAAAATGGTCTGAGAAAAAAATTTCCGAGCTTTCTACTGTTAACCCTGAGTCTCTCGCGAGCGGAACCAGTCCAAGGCGCAAGGTCGATTACATCTCGCTTGAAGATGTTCGACGAGGCGATATTTTCGGCGCTACTCAAATGGAATTCAAAGACGCGCCTTCTCGGGCCAGGCGCGTTATTCGGAGTCATGACATCCTGTTTGGCACAGTGCGCCCAAATCTGCAGTCGCATGCCCTGTATCGTGGCAACTGGAAGCATCCGATTGCGTCGACCGGTTTCGCTATTGTGCGAACTGGTTCATCGAGCGATCCCGGCTTTTTGTTCCAGCTCCTCATGAGCCACCTGGCGGATGTTCAGATCAGCCGAATTATTGCGGGCTCCAACTATCCTGCCGTTTCCAGCGCAGACGTCTGCAGGCTCACGTTCATGGTTCCATCGCTCGAAGAGCAGCAAGCAATTGGGGCGGTCCTTTCTGATTTCGACAAGGAGCTTTCCCTGCTCAAGCGTCGTTCTGTGAAAGCTGTCGCCATGAAACAGGGCATGATGCAGGCGCTGCTCAGCGGCCGAACCCGCCTGCCTGTTCAGGGGGAGGGCAGCGAATGAGCGACGTCGGGCAGGTCGAGCGCGAGGCTCAGAACCGAGTCGTACGGTTGTTCAAGGAGCAGCTGAGCTACCGCCACCTCGGCGGCTGGGAGCGCCGCGCTGGTAACTCGCATATCGAGGTCGAGCTACTGGAGTCAAACCTTCGCGCCCGCGGCTACGGCAGCACCCTCGTCAGCAAAGCGATCGATCAGCTCAAGAAGGCCGCCGCGCTCGGTAGTGGTCGTGATCTGTACGAGGCGAACCGCGCCGTCTATGAGTTGCTCCGCTACGGAGTCAAGGTCAAGCCGGGTGCTGGCGAGCAGTACGAGACGGTCTGGCTCATCGACTGGAGCGATCCACAGGCCAATGACTTCGTCGTCGTCGAGGAGGTGACGATCGTCGGGAAGCAGACGAAGCGACCCGACATCGTGCTCTACGTCAACGGCCTGGCTCTGGTGACTCTGGAACTCAAGCGCTCCCGGGTGGCGGTGAGCGAGGGCATCCGGCAGACCATTGGGAATCAGAAGCCCGGATTCATCCGGTCGTTCTTCTCTACGGTCCAGCTTGTGCTCGCCGGTAACGACGTGGAGGGCCTGCGCTACGGCGTCATCGATACGCCTGAGAAATACTGGCTGCAGTGGAAGGAGCCCTCCGACGTCAGGGAGCCCTTGGACCGTGCACTGCTCCAGATGTGCGGTAAGGAGCGGCTACTTGAGCTGATCCATGACTTCACCGTCTTCGATTCCGGTGTTCGTAAGGCATGCCGTCATAACCAGTACTTCGGCGTCAAGGCCGCGCAGGAACGTATCGGTCGACGTGAGGGCGGCATCATCTGGCACACCCAGGGTTCGGGGAAGTCGCTCACGATGGTGTGGCTGGCGAAGTGGATCCGGGAGCACCAAGACGACGCCCGAGTCCTGCTGATCACCGATCGCACCGAGCTGGACGAGCAAATTGAGAAGGTCTTCAACGGCGTCAACGAGCAGATCTATCGCACCAGTAGTGGAGTGGACCTTCTGGACACTCTGAACAAATCCGCCGAGTGGCTCATCTGCTCTCTCGTGCACAAGTTCGGTAGCTCGGCGGATGGTGGGGACGGGACCGAGGCTGGCAACGAGTTCATGAAGGAGCTCAAGGCCAGGATCCCCAGGGGCTTCAAGGCCAAGGGCAACCTCTTCGTCTTCGTCGACGAGGCCCACCGCACTCAGTCGGGCAAGATGCACGACGCGATGAAGGACCTACTGCCGGGTGCCATGTTCATCGGGTTCACGGGGACACCGCTGCTCAAGGCGGACAAGGCCACCAGCAGCGAGAAATTTGGGTCGTTCATCCACACCTACAAGTTCGACGAGGCCGTCGAGGACGGCGTCGTGCTCGACCTTTGCTACGAGGCCCGCTCCATCGACCAGCACCTGACATCGCCGGCGCAGGTGGACAAGTGGTTCGAGGCCAAGACTCGCGGCATGACCGATCTGTCCAAGGCAGAGCTGAAGAAGCGCTGGGGCACGATGCAGAAGGTCGTCTCCTCCGAGCCTCGGGCGAAGCAGATCGTGCAGGACATCCTGCTCGACATGGAGACCAAGCCCCGCCTGATGGACGGGCGCGGTAACGCCATGCTCGTGGGCGAGAGCATCTACCAGGCATGCAAGTTCTACGAGCTGTTCTGCAACGCGGGCTTCCGAGGGAAGTGCGCCATCGTCACCAGTTACGCCCCGAGTCCCGGAGATATCTCCAAGGAGGACTCCGGCGCAGGCCAGACGGAGAAGCTGCGTCAGTACGACATCTATCGAAGGATGCTCGCCGACCACTTCGGAGAGTCCGAAGACGCTGCCATGACGAGGGTTGACGAGTTCGAGAAAGAGGTCAAGCGACAGTTTGTCGAGGAGCCTGGCCGGATGCGCCTGCTCATCGTGGTCGACAAGCTTCTGACCGGGTTCGATGCGCCGAGCGCCACGTACCTCTACATCGACAAGAAGATGAGCGATCACGGCCTGTTCCAGGCGATCTGCCGGGTCAACCGACTCGACGGAGACGACAAGGAGTTCGGCTGCATCGTCGACTACCGCGACCTGTTCAACTCCCTACAGGACGCCATCACCGACTACACGTCTGGTGCACTCGACGGGTACGAGCCACAGGACATCGAGGGCCTGCTGACTGACCGGATCGAGAAGGCGCGAGAGGCTCTCGATGAGGCGCTGGAACGAATCCGCGCGCTCTGCGAGGTGGTTGCGCAGCCCCGGAACACGCTCCAGTACCAGCAGTACTTCTGTGCGGCCGATCCCGGTAATGCCGAGCAGCTCAAGGCCAACGAGCCCAAGCGTGTCGAGCTCTACAAGGCCGTTGCCGCGGTCACGCGGGCCTTCGCCAACCTGGCCAACGACATGGAAGCTGCCGGATACACCAGCCAGGAGGCAGAGGACATCCGCGCTGAGATCCGGCATTACACGGATGTCCGCGACGAGGTGAAGCTCGGAGCCGGCGAGGACGTTGACTTCAAGCAGTACGAGGCCGGTATGCGGTTCCTTCTGGACACCTACATCCAGGCGGACGCGTCCGAGACCGTGTCCGACTTCGAGGACACCGGCCTCGTTCAACTCATCGTCGAACTGGGTGCCGGGGCCCTCGACAAGCTGCCAAAGGGAATCAAGAGCAGCCCTGAGGCCGTCGCCGAGACGGTCGCCAACAACATGCGCAAGCTGATCATTGAAGAGCATGCGACGAACCCGAAGTACTTCGACAAGATGTCGGAGCTGCTCGACGCCATAATCGAGAAGCGGCGCCAGGGCGCGATCGAGTACCAGGACTACCTCGCCAAACTGTTGGAGACTGCCGCGCAGCTCGGTAGAGGAGAGTCCGACGAAACGTACAAGTACCCCGCCTGGGCCAACAACGGGGCGAAGCGGGCCTTGGTCGACTTTTTCCTCCCCGATGAGCGACTGGCTGTCGAGGTCGACACCGCGGTGCTCCACTCGAAGCCGCATGCATGGGTGGGTAACCCGTTAAGGGAGCGGAAGGTTCGGAACGCGCTGAAGCGAGCGCTGCCCGACGATTTCGACCGGCTTGATGAGCTCCTTGAACTGGTGAAGGCAAGGCATGAATACCACTAGCGCCCGTTTCGCGGTCCGGGGCATTGACGTCCACGTGGTCTACAAGGACATCAAGAACCTGCACATCGGTGTGTACCCCCCCATAGGGCGCGTTCGGGTGGCCGCGCCTCAGCAGCTGGATGACGATCAGGTCCGCCTGGCCGTCATCCAGCGGTTGCCGTGGATCAAGCGTCAGCAGGATCAACTGCGCTCGGCTGAGCGTCAGTCCGTGCGCGAGATGGTCAGCGGAGAGTCCCACTACGTGTGGGGTGTGCGACGACGCTTGAAGGTCATCGAGCGGCCCGGACGCCCGCATGTAGAACTCGACGGCGACCGAATGGTGCTCTACGTGCCGAGCGGGACGAGTGAGGAGCGCCGTCGCGACCTGCTCGACCGGTGGTGTCGTGAGCAACTCCGTCAGGCGATCCCTGCGCTCATCGAGCGCTGGGAGACCAAGCTCGGGGTTTCGGTGCCGTGGTGGGGTATCCGCCGGATGAAGACCAAGTGGGGCTCCTGCAACCGAGAGACCCGCCGCCTGTGGTTCAACTCCGAACTGGCCAAGAAGCATCCAGAGTGCCTTGAGTACGTCGTCGTTCACGAGATGGTCCACTATCTCGAACGGGGACACGGCCAGCGCTTCGCCCAGCTGATGGATGGCTTCCTGCCGGACTGGCGTAGTCGCCGTGATCGCCTGAATGACGCACCGCTCTCTGACGAGCTATGGACGGGGCGTTGAATGCAGCGAGGACTACTTGTGTCCGACGGGGCCTTCTCCACGGCAACAGCCCCATGTCTGCTCTGAAGCCCGTAGGGACAGTGGACGCATTTCCGTTGCTCGAAAATATCGAGTGACGTTTATCAGCTATGCGAGTTAAAGATGGGGGAGGTGTTCAGCTTCCCCTCAGTCCCATTAGATGACGATGACGCGGAAGGTGCTGACCCCATGGCGAAGCTTCGGTTGACCGTAGGGCGGGGGCACGTCGAGGAGCTGGCACGCCTGCGCCATCCCGTCGGAGCCGTCGAGGAGCTGATCTGGAACTCTCTCGACGCGGACGCCGAGACTGTCACCGTCGTGCTTGAGCGCAACGACTTCGGTGGAGTCGACCGGGTCGCCGTGATCGACGACGGCACTGGTATCGCGGCGGAGAAGTGCGGCGACTACTTCGAGCAGATCGGTACGTCCTGGAAGAAGCGCACGCAGGTCAGCGAGGTCAAGAAGCGCGTGCTGCACGGGAAGAACGGGCGAGGCCGTGTCCGGGCCTTCGCGCTCGGCAGTGAGGTGCGCTGGACCAGCGTGAGCGGTACGCAGGGGATCCGCCGTCGTGTGGTCATCGAGTCCGACCGCAGCTCTATGGACGAGTTCGACGTCAGCGATCCCGAGCCGACGGCCGACGCAACGGGGACGGTCTTCGAGGCGTTCGGCGGTGAGGACCTCCAGAAGCTGACCGAGGACGCCGCCCGTACCGCGCTCACTGCCGCCTTCGCGCTCCACCTGGAGGCGTACCCGGACATCTGCATCACCTATGACGGGACGCGGCTGGACCCGGCTTCGGAGCAAGTGCACGTCGATACGTACGAGGTGGCGACTCCACCGGGCAGTTCTCACCCGCCGGCCCAGCTGAAGATCATCGAATGGTCGCGTCCGTACTCCCGGGCTCTGATCCTCTGCGACGGCCGAGGTATGTCCTTGGCGCAGCTGAAGCCGGAGATCCAGGCTCCCGGCTTCCACTTCACGGCGTACCTGTCCTGGTCGGGGTTCGAGGACGATTCGGTCGGCGACCTCGCCTTCGCCGATTGGACACCGGAGGGGCCCGCTGCCGAGGTGCTGGCCGAAGCCCGGGAGCGTATGCGTGAGCACTTCCGCTCCCGCGCCGACGAACGTCGTCGTGAGCTCGTCGACTCGTGGCGTGCGGAGGGTTTCTACCCGTATACAGGTGAGCCCGCCAACGACCAGGAGCGTGCGGAGCGCGAGACCTTTGACGCCGTGGCGACCGCGGTCGTCCGGCACTTGCCGGCGAGCAAGAGGGCCCAGAAGGTGTCCTTCGCGCTTCTGCGCTCCGTCTTGACCCACGAACCGGGCGAAGTGCTGCGCATCGCCGAGGAGCTATTCGCGCTTTCCAAGCAGGAGCAGGCAGAACTCAGTCGGCTGCTGGATCGTACGCCGCTGTCCGCCCTGATCAAGGCGTCGACCGCGACAACCGGACGCCTCGATTTCCTGTCTGCCCTGGAGCACCTCGTCTTCGACCCCGTGGCCAAGGGGCGGGTTAAGGAACGCACGGAGCTGCACCGGATCCTGGAGAACGAGTGCTGGATCTTCGGCGAGGAGTACGGACTGCACGTCAGCGACCGCAGTCTGACCGAGGTGCTGAGACAGCACTGTCGTCTTCTCGATCGGGACACACCCGCACCGGCCCCCGTTCTGAGGGAGGACGGGAGCCGGGGGATCGTCGACCTCATGCTGTCCCGTGCTGCCCGGCAGCGGAAAGGGGAGCGTCACCACCTCGTGATCGAACTCAAGAGGTCGAGTGTTACCCTCGGCATGTCCGAGTTCACGCAGATCAACAGCTATGCGCAAGCGGTTATGAACGACGACCGGTTCCGGGACCCCAAGGTAACCTGGGACTTCTGGCTCGTCGGCAATGCCATGGACGACGGTCTTCGCCAACTCGCCCACCAGCAAGACCGGATGCCTGGATGTGCTGTCAACCAGCCCACGTACCGGATCTGGGTACGGACCTGGGGCGAGATTATCGAGGACGCGCAGGAGCGGCTCCGCTTCTACAGCGAGCAGCTTGAGTACCAGTCGTCGACCGAGCACGCCATGGACTATCTGATCAGGGAACACACTGACACGGTCATGGATCTGGTGAGTGACGGTACGGTGCCCGCGGCCAGGGCGGGGGACAGCGGATCGATCGGAGCCGCCACCACCTCGTGAGGCCCCATCCCTACGACGGTGAAGGGCAACGGTGGAAGGGCATGGGCAAGGAGCAACGGCGTCAGAAACTGGACGTGAGCCTGGACTCCTGACGAGAGGGCCGCCCCCGCGGCCCCGAGGAAGGCAGCGGCGAAGAGCAAGTACGCGAGTCGAGCCTCGTCAGTCGTCTACATCAAGAACGGCCGATAGGCCGCTTCCTGGTTGGACCACTTCGCGGCTTCGCGTACTTGCTCTTCGCCGCTGCACAGGCTTACGGCTTCGCCGCTGGACGCAATCGCGTACTTGCGTAAGTCGTCTTGCTCGTTCGGGGAGCCGCTGCCTTTGTCAGGCGGGCTTCGAGGCTTCGGGCTTTCGTAGTCCCCCAGTGGCCTGCGTGCTGGTCGGCCACAGGCCGCCAGTGTCCAGATGTCCTGACGTACTTACGTAAGTAGAAGGAGGAGCGAGGCTTGCCGAGCGGAGCGAGGTAGCTGGTGGTGGTGACACTTCCTGTAAGGGGGCTGCATCACCACCACCACAGATCAGGCGGGCTCGGAGCGCCTCAGGGTCCAGCGCCCACCGACGTACTCCAGGGCATCCCTGAGCTTGGGGCGAATGGTCTCCACGCTCTTGCCGACCGTCGGGGCGTACCGCTGGGCGAGCGGCCTGTAGTTCGTCTCCTCCGGCTGCTCCTCGATGATCCGCGCTGCGAGCACTTCGTCCCAGGGCTTCGCCTTCGGCATGTCGACGGCCTTAATCTGGGGCCTCGCCCGCTTCCAGACAGGGACCTCGCTGGTCGCGCTGGCCCGGTACACGGTGACGTCGAGGTTGAGGTCTTCTCGGGCGCGATTCATCTTGACTTCGATGCGCCGCCCGCGCTTGCCGGAGTTCCTCAAGGTGATGATGCCGCGAGCGCCGGCCGCGATCGCCCGTCCGCCGATGGGAGAGGACGCGACGCTCATTCCCTCCGCCGTTCCCTTCGGGGTGTGCGTCACCACCAGCACGGGGATGCCCATGTCCGTGATCGGACGCAAGCTGTGCCCGAACCGTTGCGCTGTCACCGGGGACGAGATGTCCTCACCCGGTGCGAGCGCGCCGAGCATGTTGTCCAGGACGAACAGGCCCGGCCTGATGTCCGCGAGGTCTTCGTAGATGCCCTTCCAGTAGCCGGAGTCCCGCGCGTCCCGGACGGGGAAGATGGTCACAGAGTCGTCCGGTACGGCACCGTCCAGCCGCTCCTTCAATTCCTCCGCCGCGCCGTCGTCGGTCAGGCCGTAGACGATGTGGTCGATTCTTCGATGTACCGGCAGGCCGAGGAACGTCGGCTCGCCGTTGAGCAGGGCTATGCCCATGCCCGCGCTGAGCAGTGTCTTGCCCGCCTTGGGCTCGCCCGCCAGCAATGTTGTCCGGGTGGTGAGGAGGTCGCCGATCAGGAACGCGTCTTCGTACGGGACCCGCTCGATTTCGTGGAGCTGCCGCCCCTTGTCCTTGGTGGCTCCCACCGTGCGTGGCCGTCCTTCCTTTGAGCGGAGCGGCACAGGTATGCGCCGCTGTCTCCCGCCGGATGGCGGGATCATGTGACCTCCATTCGGTCGGGTACGGATGAGAGGTCCGCAGGTCAGGCGGAGGCCGGGCATCCCCGGTCGAGCCAGCGGTCGACTTCGGACATGCGGAAGCGCAGGCTGCCGCCGACCTTCCGGGACGGGAGGCCGAGTATCCGGTGGTTGTTGTAGATCCAGGCGGGCTTCTTGCCCAGGTACTCAGCCAGTTCGTCAACGGTCATCAGGCGGTTGTCGTGCAAAGGCGGATCTCCTTCGGTTCGTCGTACCGGCATCATCCTGAGCAATGCATCTGGTTCTGTCAAAGCTGGATGTGTCACCTCTAGACTTGACTGGGGCTGAATGGGTTCGTACGTTCCTCGCATGGAGATCACACGTAGCCCTGACGGTCCGCCGTCGCGTGCGGGCATCGAGATTCACCGGCGTATCGGCTCATGGAAGGTGACGATGTGGCGGCCAGCCGACTCCGTGGGCGGTGGGCCGCAGGAGATTCGGATCGAGCCTCACGAAGACGGCGACCCGCAGGAGATCGCCCGCGGCCTGTCCAGCACGGTGCTCCGGCAGATCGACACCAGATCGTTCGTGGAGATGCTCGACGCAGCTCCGACCGGTATTGACCAGGCCGTGGAGGAGGAAGCAGGACTCCTGCGTGGGTGGCTCGCCGACGCGCCCAGAGGGGTCACCGATAGGTACCTGGCCATGCTCTCGGCGGTCTATGTGCGGGTCGTCGAGATCGGTGAGCGGGCCCCGATCCAGGCGCTTGAGGAGATTACGAACATCAAGCAGGCCACGCTCAAGGGGCACCTGCGCGCTGCACGGAAACGCGGCTTCCTGACCAAGGTCGAGGGCAAGGCGGGCGGACAGCTGACGGAGAAGGCCGACGAGGTGCTCAGGGGGATGAAGAGTGGCGCAGGTACTGAAGAAGTGTGACTGCCGGAACAAGACCCGGTGCGCGCACCTGTGGACAGTCCGGTACCGCGAGCCCGGTGGGCGGACGGGGCGTCAGCGGGAGAAGTCGTTCCCCACGAAGCGGGAGGCCGAGAGCTTCGGCGTCAAGGCGGAGAACGACAAGCGGGCCGGGGTCTACATCGACCACCAGCTCGGGCAGATCTCCATGCGCAAGTGGGCGGAAGAGTGGCTCGCGCAGCACCAGGTGAACGAGTCGACCCGACGGAACTACCAGGGCTTCATCTCGAACCACCTGGTTCCCGCGCTCGGTGCCCGCACCCTCGCCAGCGTCACCATCCCGGATGTGAAGAAGCTTCAGACGGCCATGGTGAACGGCGGATTGGCGGCATCGACAGTCAATGACCGCATGAACATCCTGCGCGCCATGATGGCGACCGCCGTCAAGGAACGGCGCATATACGAGAGCCCGTGCGACGGGGTGCCCCCGATCAAGATGGCAGGCGCTGCCGTCGACCCGGACGAGATACCGACGCTCACGGAGGTGTACGCCATCGCCGCCGCCATGTCCGATCAATACCGGCTCACGGTGTGGCTCCAGGCGGGTGCTGGGCTGCGTATCAGTGAGGCTCTGGGGCTGACCTCCGACTGTCAGCGGGAAGGCTTCCTGCGGCTGCGTAGGCAGATCAGCGCCAAGGCGAACCAGGGTGACTGCGTGACGCGGTTTGTGCCGCTCAAGCACCGCACGGCGGACGAGTACCGGGACGTGCCCACGCCGACGTTCCTTGACCGGGAGATCGGTAACCACCTGAAGCGCTGGGGCACGGTCGAGGTCGACGGCGTAGAGGCGTTGTTCGCGCCGCGTGAGCGGGGCAAGGGGAAGATGCCCACGGCGTCGACGTACGGCTATCACTGGCGGAAGGCGTGCGCGGCGGCGGGCGTAGTCACCCCGGACAAGAAGCCGAAGTACACCCCGCACTCCCTGCGCCACTTCTTCGCCTCGGCCGCGCTCGCGAACAGCGTTCCGATCCACGAAGTGAGCCGCTGGCTCGGTCACCGGAACATCAAGACGACCGTCGACACGTACGGGCACCTGGTGCCGGAGGCGTGGGACCGGTGCCGGGACGGGATGCAGCAGGCGCTTCGGCCGTCGCCGGTACTCGCCGTGGCGGCGTGACGTGCTGACTCGACGACACGGTGCTGACCCTGCACCCCTCGAAGGGGCGGAAAGCCTTGGGAACACTGGGAAGAAAGGGGTTCCATGAACGTTCCGCTTCAATGTGTAGCGGCTGATCCAGCACCACGTCGCTGATCTGGCGAACGTGC
This window encodes:
- a CDS encoding ATP-binding protein, translated to MAKLRLTVGRGHVEELARLRHPVGAVEELIWNSLDADAETVTVVLERNDFGGVDRVAVIDDGTGIAAEKCGDYFEQIGTSWKKRTQVSEVKKRVLHGKNGRGRVRAFALGSEVRWTSVSGTQGIRRRVVIESDRSSMDEFDVSDPEPTADATGTVFEAFGGEDLQKLTEDAARTALTAAFALHLEAYPDICITYDGTRLDPASEQVHVDTYEVATPPGSSHPPAQLKIIEWSRPYSRALILCDGRGMSLAQLKPEIQAPGFHFTAYLSWSGFEDDSVGDLAFADWTPEGPAAEVLAEARERMREHFRSRADERRRELVDSWRAEGFYPYTGEPANDQERAERETFDAVATAVVRHLPASKRAQKVSFALLRSVLTHEPGEVLRIAEELFALSKQEQAELSRLLDRTPLSALIKASTATTGRLDFLSALEHLVFDPVAKGRVKERTELHRILENECWIFGEEYGLHVSDRSLTEVLRQHCRLLDRDTPAPAPVLREDGSRGIVDLMLSRAARQRKGERHHLVIELKRSSVTLGMSEFTQINSYAQAVMNDDRFRDPKVTWDFWLVGNAMDDGLRQLAHQQDRMPGCAVNQPTYRIWVRTWGEIIEDAQERLRFYSEQLEYQSSTEHAMDYLIREHTDTVMDLVSDGTVPAARAGDSGSIGAATTS
- a CDS encoding helix-turn-helix domain-containing protein — translated: MHDNRLMTVDELAEYLGKKPAWIYNNHRILGLPSRKVGGSLRFRMSEVDRWLDRGCPASA
- a CDS encoding AAA family ATPase, which translates into the protein MGATKDKGRQLHEIERVPYEDAFLIGDLLTTRTTLLAGEPKAGKTLLSAGMGIALLNGEPTFLGLPVHRRIDHIVYGLTDDGAAEELKERLDGAVPDDSVTIFPVRDARDSGYWKGIYEDLADIRPGLFVLDNMLGALAPGEDISSPVTAQRFGHSLRPITDMGIPVLVVTHTPKGTAEGMSVASSPIGGRAIAAGARGIITLRNSGKRGRRIEVKMNRAREDLNLDVTVYRASATSEVPVWKRARPQIKAVDMPKAKPWDEVLAARIIEEQPEETNYRPLAQRYAPTVGKSVETIRPKLRDALEYVGGRWTLRRSEPA
- a CDS encoding tyrosine-type recombinase/integrase, with the protein product MAQVLKKCDCRNKTRCAHLWTVRYREPGGRTGRQREKSFPTKREAESFGVKAENDKRAGVYIDHQLGQISMRKWAEEWLAQHQVNESTRRNYQGFISNHLVPALGARTLASVTIPDVKKLQTAMVNGGLAASTVNDRMNILRAMMATAVKERRIYESPCDGVPPIKMAGAAVDPDEIPTLTEVYAIAAAMSDQYRLTVWLQAGAGLRISEALGLTSDCQREGFLRLRRQISAKANQGDCVTRFVPLKHRTADEYRDVPTPTFLDREIGNHLKRWGTVEVDGVEALFAPRERGKGKMPTASTYGYHWRKACAAAGVVTPDKKPKYTPHSLRHFFASAALANSVPIHEVSRWLGHRNIKTTVDTYGHLVPEAWDRCRDGMQQALRPSPVLAVAA